A stretch of the Nothobranchius furzeri strain GRZ-AD chromosome 5, NfurGRZ-RIMD1, whole genome shotgun sequence genome encodes the following:
- the LOC139070194 gene encoding myeloid cell surface antigen CD33-like — translation MIHVSPGLKQKPTLVVPPLTEGQQTTLTCTAPGLCSGSPPNITWSWRRGGEEDFTITGNITGFHTENLTNFTQRHSSTLTFHPSAEHHDTSITCKISFTGDTTTEETVTLNVTSNMKECGDHFGTIPWAVTAASLSVNVLCLVSMWLLWNKSKKVKPNQEDRTYMSLQKMDTSPEYDVIIQNKHGKVRTARTVGPRLSEQISLSIQ, via the exons ATGATCCATGTTTCACCAGGTCTAAAGCAGAAACCCACTCTGGTGGTTCCTCCACTGACTGAGGGACAGCAGACCACACTGACCTGCACCGCTCCTGGTCTCTGCTCTGGATCTCCTCCTAACATCACCTGGAGttggagaagaggaggagaggaggacttTACCATCACAGGAAACATCACTGGTTTCCACACTGAGAATCTAACTAATTTCACCCAGAGACACAGCTCTACTCTGACCTTTCACCCCTCAGCTGAACACCACGACACTAGCATCACCTGTAAGATCAGCTTCACAGGTGACACAACCACAGAGGAGACCGTGACTCTGAATGTGACCT CTAATATGaaagaatgtggagatcattttggaacaattcccTGGGCCGTCACTGCCGCATCACTCAGTGTGAATGTTCTCTGTTTAGTCAGCATGTGGCTCCTGTG GAACAAGAGCAAAAAGGTGAAACCAAACCAAGAGGACAGAACTTACATGTCTCTACAGAAAATGGACACATCACCAGAGTATGATGTCATCATCCAGAATAAACATGGAAAAGTCAGGACAGCAAGGACTGTGGGTCCAAGGCTGTCAGAGCAAATAAGCCTGAGTATTCAATAG